A window of Choloepus didactylus isolate mChoDid1 chromosome 23, mChoDid1.pri, whole genome shotgun sequence contains these coding sequences:
- the LOC119519653 gene encoding LOW QUALITY PROTEIN: MAP kinase-activated protein kinase 2-like (The sequence of the model RefSeq protein was modified relative to this genomic sequence to represent the inferred CDS: inserted 2 bases in 1 codon), whose product MLSNSQGQTPPVLFPNPPPQPPAPAQFSQFHVKSSLQIKNAITDDYKVLGLDINRKVLRIFNKRTQEKLALKMLQDCPKARREVELHCPASQCPHIVHILDVYENLYAGRKCLLIVMECLDGGEPFSRIKDRGDQAFTEREASEIIKSIGKGIQYLHSINIAHRDVKPENLLYTSKRPSPILKLTDSGFAKETTSHNXLTTPCYTPYYMPPEVLGPEKYDKSWDLWSLGVITYILLCGYPSFYSNHGLTISPGMKSRIQMGQYEFPNPEWSEVSEEVKMLTRNVLKTDPAQRMTITEFMNHPWIMQSANVPQTPVHTSRALKEDRERWEDVKEEMTSALATMRVDYKQIKIKKIEDASNPLLLKRWKKAQAREAAALAH is encoded by the exons ATGCTGTCCAACTCCCAAGGCCAGACCCCACCAGTGCTGTTCCCCAACCCGCCGCCGCAGCCCCCCGCCCCTGCTCAGTTTTCCCAGTTCCACGTCAAGTCGAGCCTGCAGATCAAGAACGCCATCACCGATGACTACAAGGTCCTGGGGCTGGACATCAACAGGAAAGTTTTGCGGATTTTCAACAAGAGGACCCAGGAGAAATTAGCCCTAAAAATGCTTCAGGACTGCCCCAAGGCCCGCAGGGAGGTGGAGTTGCACTGTCCGGCCTCCCAGTGCCCACACATTGTCCACATCCTGGACGTCTACGAGAATCTGTATGCGGGGAGGAAGTGCCTGCTGATTGTCATGGAGTGTTTGGATGGTGGAGAACCCTTTAGCCGAATCAAAGACCGAGGAGATCAAGCATTCACAGAAAGAGAAGCATCAGAAATCATTAAGAGCATTGGTAAGGGCATCCAGTATTTGCACTCAATCAACATTGCTCATCGGGATGTCAAGCCTGAGAATCTTTTATACACTTCTAAAAGGCCCAGCCCCATTCTGAAACTCACTGATTCTGGCTTTGCCAAGGAAACCACCAGCCACAA TCTGACCACTCCTTGTTACACACCGTACTACATGCCTCCGGAAGTGCTGGGCCCAGAGAAGTATGACAAGTCCTGGGACCTGTGGTCTCTGGGTGTCATCACGTACATCTTGCTATGTGGGTATCCCTCCTTCTACTCCAACCATGGCCTCACCATCTCTCCGGGCATGAAGAGTCGCATCCAAATGGGCCAGTATGAATTCCCCAACCCGGAATGGTCAGAAGTATCAGAGGAAGTGAAGATGCTCACTCGGAACGTGCTGAAAACAGACCCCGCTCAGAGAATGACCATCACAGAGTTTATGAACCACCCCTGGATCATGCAATCAGCGAATGTCCCCCAAACCCCAGTGCACACCAGCCGGGCCCTAAAGGAGGACAGGGAGCGGTGGGAGGATGTCAAGGAGGAGATGACCAGTGCCTTGGCCACCATGCGTGTTGACTACAAGCAAATCAAGATAAAAAAGATTGAAGATGCATCCAACCCTCTGCTTctgaagaggtggaagaaagcTCAGGCCCGAGAGGCTGCAGCCCTTGCTCACTGA